The genomic window TGATGGTGGCAGTGTGAGCGACTTGCCATCAGGCAGTTAGTTACTGCTCGTCCTGTTAGAAAAGCTCCCAAGGTCAAATGCAGCTGGGAGGCTTATACTCATGCAAGCAGTGACTTGGAGGATATTGGTTGCATGTCGGGTGACAGCTGATCAGAAACCACATGTGTGTCAGTCCTActgatgtgtgtgtctgtgggcaTGAGAGCAAGGAGCATGGGGAGGATGCAACAGGGAAAGCTGCAAGCAGGGGAGTATGAGACCATGTCCTCCGTTCCCATGCAGTGCTATATAGCCACATCCTCCCTGGTGTTTCTGAGGGCCAAATTTAAGTTTGGTGCAAGCACTAATTCCCAAGTGGCTCCATCTCCCTCTCCATCACACTAGTATAGTGCTGTTGCTTCTGGTGGGGTCGCTCCTGCTCTATTCCAGTGCGTCTGAGATCAGACCTGGTCTCATGATCTGAGCACCAGTGCAAAGACAAACAGGTTGCTGGCTTGTGGACCAGAGCTTTCTGGGGTGTGTGGAAGCAGAAGCTGGTGCTTAGCCTTAGGTGCCCGAGTGTGCATGCTGATTTGCAGAAGCGGGAGGCACCTGGAGCTGGGGTGACCTCTATGTGAACAACATGGGGTAGGTGAGGCACTTGGGAAAAGCGACCTGTATATTTAGCATTCAGATTTTCCCTAAAAGTGAAGGATGGCTGCGGAAGTCAAGTTTAGATACCCATTCTCAGAAAGCTCTGGACCACGGGTGCTAACCAGGAATTAAATCCGTCGGAGCTGGCAGTTAGATGGCCCTGGGCCCGTTCCTAAGGTAActtgctatgtgtgtgtgtggctgtgatTACCACAGCAGGGTGGAGACGGGTGTCCAGGGAAGGCCAAACAGAAATGGCTGCAGAATGGGGGGGATTCACACTTGCCCCCAGATCTGAGAGACTTGTGCTTACAGTCCAGCACCAGGCTCCTCTGAGTCCCGGGGATCTGCAGCACCAGCGCTACAAATGCTATGCTTTGCGGGTGCTAATCAAAGTACCTGATCGCTGATTTGTCTCTGGCGTGTGCTGTTAAGCACATGCAatgtgcccctccaccccttgTAAGAAATGCGTAAACCGACCCCTAACAGGCAATTCTGGCTTAGGTATGGCAGTGAGGGGTGTAGGTGTTCCCCTCACTTCTCTCCAACTCGGCTATGCTGTTTTCTTGCTCTGAAGTCCGTTACCAATAAACCAGGAAGATGCCACCTCCTGGGGATGAGAGCACGTCATAAAATATACGCACTTGGATTCAGGAAAAAAACCACATCCTTTTTAATGCAACAAACAAGAGAAAAATCCAGCCTAGAAGACTAATGTGTTAGTTTTATTTCAACATGATCTGTTGGTGTGAAAGTAAGAAATGTTCTTTTTATAAAacattgaataaataaataaataaaaataaataaataggcacAACTTTTTTCCATGACAGAGTTTAGAAAGCACATGGTAAGCATCCGGGGAGAGATGGGCACTGGAAAGCATCCTTCAAGAGTGCTGGAAAGTGGCTTTAATTCTTCCTGGAGCCTGCAAGCAAAACAGGGGAGAAGTTATTGCCACTTGCTGTGTCTTTCAGGGCTTGTAATTACCCACATCGCCCTTCTTGCCAGTGGTCTTGACTAAAAATCAGATCAAATTGCCCAAGGCAGCTGTCTTGCATAACCTCTAGAAAACTACTTTGCCCCTGAGGCTTTACTCTGCTTTGTGAAATGAGTAGCAACTTTCATCCATAGATCTCCTTGAAAGAgctgcacagtagtattgcatgctgtgctaatatgctattgAGGAAGGAGAATGCAAGTAAAACGGTGTCTAGGGAATAATATTAGAAACCACGCCTGAGCGCTTCTTAATGAAGGCACTGTCTTTTTAAAATGGTATTAAAAtattcccttccccaccttctcAAAAAGAGGATTTATCTGATACTAGTTAGTTACTGTGGTTGGAGCTCAGCTGGTGGGAACCTGTATCACCCTGTTGATTCAACTGTTCTGGTTCACACCAGCAAAAGATTCAGTCCTAAATCTGTACCAAACAAAACTGCTCCCTATCCTCTATGCTTGGGTTTCCTTGTGGCATGTCAGTTGACTGGGACAAGGGAAGCAGACCAGCTTGATGCACTGGTTTGCAATCCCGGCTGGCTGAAGTGGGGAAGTGTGTGGATATGGACAAAAGGCCGTTTCTGTGGAGCTCTTCTATCGAACCCTCATTAAAACCCTTCTCTTTTTGgagctttccttttttctttaagcAAACATGTGAGGCTGACAATGTGATCCCCATGTAAGGCTGAAAATGTGTATGATCTCTGCCAAACTTGCATCTCTCTGGCACTTGAAGCACAATCTCCCAGGCTTTCTGCTGTGCCCACCGCTGTGGTATCTAGGCGCTTTGCATTGTCCAGTGTTCAGGTAATTTTACCAAGTGCCACTAGTTTACACAGTGACTTATCCACAGGGtatggcagggccagggccaggcccagaGAGGTGTTTCTTACCCACAGAGTCAACTGTCTCACTAAGGTGAGATGAACGTTGGACAAGGGGGAGCCAGGGCACTAGTTTGGGAGAAGAGTGAAGGGAAGCAGAATTGCTTGGGTGGTGGGTGCCTGGCCTTGAAGGATACCTAGGCGGAGGGAAAGAATAGCAGAGGGCCCTGAAGTGAGAGAGGGTAAAGCTGAAGGGCTGGGATGAACATAGGGGCAGTGAGAACTGATGGCCAATGTGTGGAAGGGGGGTTATAAGGGGACTCACCATTGCAGCCCATCCCGCTCAGGGACCCGATTCTGTCAATCCTCCTCCCAAAGCAGCCAGAGTCGCGCATCATCttgggggcctgcagccccctcagCTTCTTGAGGAAGGTGTCACGGTAGGACTGAGGGGCACTAGGGGTGAACCTGGGCTCAGGCTGTGGGACATCGCTGTCCTCTAAGAGTTGTGCCGGCATCTCTTCCTCAGCTTTAGGCTCCTGCAGGTCAGGGCTAGACTCCAGGGCTTCCATCAATGAGAACTTGTCCTCCAGCCTCTCCAGGAgtgcctgcaagggaaaagcagacttcaacctCCACATCCATGGGCTTCTCACTTTCCTTTCCACCTATGTTGTCTTGGCATCACCCCTCAACCCCTCGTCCCAGCAAGTGGGGGTGCAGCGGGGTCAAACTGGAGAACCATCAGGCTACCAATGACCAGCAGATCTCAGACTGGTCTGATTTTTCTTACTACAAAAGCAACATGCAGCCCTAAGCAAAGGTGAGAGGAGCTGGCACAGATGGCAGTGACACTTGTTGCAGGAAAGGGGAAGTACATTGGGGAAGGAGTGAAAGCCAGGTCTGCATCCTCTCCAGAAGGATGTACCTGACTGTCTCCCAAATGGTGCACAGCTGTGGGGCATTTCTGGGGCCATCTCTCCTCATAGTGTctctggctgaagctgctgcctgcagtgctaAGCTTGGGCTAGCCAGGAAGCTGCCAGCTCTGCATTCTTCTGCAGACCTCACACCGGTTCATCCCATCTCTGCCACCTTTGGGTTACTGCAATGCGATTTATATAGGGAAGCTTTTGAAGGAAGCCCCAAAGCTGCAGTCAGTGcaactcagtgctgctgcctcctcgAGTAGAATGGGCATTTTTTTTAAGCCTGCCCTCAAGGGAAAATTTTAAACTGGTCAGTACTGCCTTGACTTACCCTAGGAGCAGGTTGCCCTACGAAGACTGCTCGGATCAGCTGGGAGCTGGATCCTAGGGCTGGATGCCCTAGGGCTTGGATATACTGCCTTTGGCAGCTTGCAGGGGCAGATCCTAGCAAGCTTGGAGGCATTGTGCAAAGCAGTTAGGCTTAACTCTTGCCAGTCTTCTAACAGCATCAAGGCATGTCTGCTGCTCTCTGGTCCCAATCCAGCAAAGTAGTTGGGTACATGTTTAGTTTTAAGCACCTAGCTAACCTCACTGCATCTTGCAAGGTTGAGCCTTAATTTTGTACCGAACCCTAGGCTGATATAGCAATACAGCCTGTGTATAAATATAACCTCTTAGCGCTGGATGCTGT from Alligator mississippiensis isolate rAllMis1 chromosome 13, rAllMis1, whole genome shotgun sequence includes these protein-coding regions:
- the NPPA gene encoding natriuretic peptides A; the protein is MDTKGSFLYGLLLLLLFQFQSNRANPIYSLSPAKELASMEALLERLEDKFSLMEALESSPDLQEPKAEEEMPAQLLEDSDVPQPEPRFTPSAPQSYRDTFLKKLRGLQAPKMMRDSGCFGRRIDRIGSLSGMGCNGSRKN